A stretch of DNA from Candidatus Lernaella stagnicola:
ACCTGGTACGGGCCGTACGTTTTGCCGTTCACGATCGTCATCTCGGCCTGATCCGAGCAGGACACACGGTGATGTTGCCGACGCATGGGTGTATCTTCGCTCAGTAAATCCATCGGAATACTGTTTTTGGCCATAAATCGACGAAGCCCGGCAAGCGGAATGCGCCGCTCGTTACTGCCCGGCAAACGGAAGCCGTCAATGTCGCCCTGGTCGAACCATTTGATGACCGTGTTGATGTTGATACCCAATAGGCGGGCGACTTCACCGGTCGTGAAAATTTTCTTTGACATCGAGAACGCCTCCTGAGGTTGCCCGGTCCGATCGAAGTCTGTCCGCTTAAGTTGAAAAGCGCAACGTTCGGGCCGGAGGCGAATATACCAACCAACGAACTCAGAGTCTACAGGGTTTCTCCGAGTTTCTTGCGAGTAGAAGTATTGCAAATATTCATCGACAAGTCAAGAGAAAGTTTTGAAAAACAATAACCGGACTTCGCTACCAAAGGCGGATCGGTCAATCGTCGATCAAGTCATCCCAACTCGTGGCCTGGGCGATGGCCAGGCTGTAGTAGTCGCTGTCGAAGTTTCCGGAGCCAGGCACCGGAAAATACACTGAAATTCCGTGCTCATCGGCGTAGCTGTAGCCACCGTGGCCGTGCCAGATCACGGCGTCATTGACCGCGTTCTGCAGGGCGGACGCCTTGTTGTTGATCGTCGAATTAATGTTTTGCGAGATGATCTCAGACGCGAAATCGTAGAGGTCAATGTAGTCATAGTCATCGAAGTAAAGAGTGTCCATGTAGGCGTCGTAGACATCGGAATGCGACGTGCCGCCGACCGCGAGCAGCGCATCGGCCAAGCCGTCCATCGCGGTGGCGAGGGAGGTCATTTCGCTCAGGTCGATGGCCGATTGCGTCGCGTCGGGCTGGGCCACGAACGCCTGGGCGATGGCGGTTCCCAGTGTCGCGGGCGTACAATACGGATTGTCGTACAGTTCCTGCAGCACGTCGTCGTATGGCCAGCCGTCGCCGCTCTCGGTTTCCTCGGAGCCGACCATCACGTCGGCATCGTCTTTGAGGTAATAAGCGATTTCCGCCATCTGCATCAGGCAGGCGTCGAAGCCGA
This window harbors:
- a CDS encoding PilZ domain-containing protein; its protein translation is MSKKIFTTGEVARLLGININTVIKWFDQGDIDGFRLPGSNERRIPLAGLRRFMAKNSIPMDLLSEDTPMRRQHHRVSCSDQAEMTIVNGKTYGPYQVSVLDVSHGGARLAVSGRKPLSFPVGHFELSVQVTDGNLSGAVWRGHVAHITPRGDDLFVGMRFLELPTKEAKSVDAFVAANT